The Candidatus Dependentiae bacterium genome includes a window with the following:
- the pgeF gene encoding peptidoglycan editing factor PgeF, protein MIVHSEPLFVIIFGDKRTGFVPRNYHGLINSQETLNEAPFVQCKKWGIESLSILHQTHSTQGLYIDTHKKAEHLKPFTHEADFSLTQLIGVGLAVVSADCLPIILYDKKNHAIANVHAGWRGSVDGIASIAFERMINSFGSEPENMRIFFGPSAKRCCYSVGTDVQDKVGNFSFKDEVLQQIGDLVMFDLPLFNKLQLESLGIAKDAFNDAYNICTIHTESFNSYRRTQSPERQSTIVALR, encoded by the coding sequence ATGATCGTCCATTCCGAACCATTATTTGTAATTATTTTTGGTGATAAGCGTACTGGATTTGTACCACGCAATTATCATGGGCTCATAAATTCACAAGAAACCCTGAATGAAGCACCATTTGTGCAATGCAAAAAGTGGGGAATAGAATCACTTAGCATTCTTCATCAAACACATAGTACCCAAGGCTTATATATTGATACGCATAAAAAAGCTGAACACCTCAAGCCCTTTACACACGAAGCTGATTTTAGTCTTACTCAACTTATCGGTGTAGGATTGGCAGTTGTCTCAGCCGATTGCTTACCGATCATTTTATATGATAAAAAAAACCATGCGATCGCAAATGTTCATGCTGGCTGGCGTGGCTCAGTTGATGGTATTGCTTCGATTGCTTTTGAGCGAATGATAAACAGCTTTGGATCGGAGCCTGAAAACATGCGTATTTTTTTTGGTCCATCAGCAAAACGATGCTGTTATAGCGTAGGCACCGACGTACAAGACAAAGTTGGAAACTTTTCTTTTAAAGATGAGGTACTTCAGCAGATTGGCGATTTAGTGATGTTCGATCTACCACTTTTCAATAAACTTCAGCTTGAAAGTTTGGGTATTGCAAAGGATGCTTTTAACGATGCCTACAATATCTGCACAATCCATACCGAATCATTCAACTCCTATCGGCGCACCCAATCACCAGAGCGACAAAGCACGATTGTCGCATTAAGATAA